GGCCAGCCTGCTCAAGACGATCGAGGAGCCACCCGCCTCGGCGGTGTTCGTCCTGCTGGCCGAGGAGGTGCCTGACGAGCACGTGACCATCGCCTCCCGCTGTATCCGTGTCGACCTACCCCCGATACCCGATGTCGTGGTGGCTGAGACTCTGCTAGCCGACGGGGTGTCCGCCGATCGGATCACCGGGTTGGCAGAAGCCGCGGCAGGCAGCGTGACCCGGGCTCGGCTACTGGCCGCCGACCCGGCTTTCCTAGGCCGACGGGATGCCTGGCATTCCGTGCCCGATCGGTTGGACGGGTCGGGCGCTTCGGTGGCCGTACTGGTCACCGAGCTGCGGGAGCTCATCGACGCTGCCCAAAAGCCGTTGGAAGCCCGTCATCGAGAGGAGATTGAGGCCCTGACAGAGCGCGAGGAGGCGTTCGGTACCCGTGGATCTGGTCGCCGTGAGCTGGGAGAGCGTCAAAAGCGGGAGGTCCGACGGCACCGCGATGACGAACTCCGCTTCGGCCTAGCCACCCTGAGCCGCGCCTACCTGGCGCGGGTCGGCCTGTTGACAGAGAACCTCTGCGCAGAGGTTCTGTCTTCAGGGTCCGAGGCGTTCCTGTCGGCCACCGAGCGGATCACCGAGGCCACTGGTGATCTGGTTCGCAATCCCAACGAGACCCTGCTGCTTCAGGCCCTCCTTCTGGACTTGCCGTCGGCCGATGCTTTGGCCGAGCCGCTCCGGGCCGTCGGGGTGGACCTGGAATGATCCTCGCCGACCCCTCTCCGATGGATGGGTCGTTCCATCTGCTGGACGACCCGGACCACCGAGAGCGTTGTCGGCAGGTGTTGGATGCCGAGGGCGCCTTGGTGCTCGAAGGCTTCTTCACCGCCGAGGCGGTGGCCAGGGTGGTGGCTGACTCAGCGCCCCGGGAGGCCGAGGCGTACTACGCCGCGTCGACCCACAACGTGTACCTAACCCCGCCGGACCCCGCGCTGGCTGCCGACCACCCGTTCAACCGTCAGGTGGTGTCGTCCAAGGGCCTGATAGCCGACGACCAGATTCCGGACGACTCCCCGCTACGGACCGTTTACGACGACCCTTCCTTCCGGGAGTTTCTGTGTGCGGTACTGGGTATCGACGCCGTCTATCCGTACGCCGACGAGCTGTCGTCGATCAACGTCCACTTTGCGGCCCACGGACGTGAGCTGGGCTGGCACTTCGACAACTCCTCCTTTGCCGTGACCATGCTGCTCCAGGCCCCCGAGGCCGGTGGAGCCTTCGAGTACGTGGCCGGGGTGCGCGACGCCGATGCCGGAGAAATGGCGTTTGGCACGGTGGGAGCGGTGCTCGACGGCGACTATTCCGTGGAGACGCTGGCCTTCGCTCCCGGCGACCTAGTTCTGTTCCGGGGACGCAACGCCATGCACCGGGTGACCTCGACCGAGGGCTCGGTGACCCGCCTGCTGGTGGTATTCGCGTTCAACGACCAGCCGGACGTGGCCCTTTCGGATTCGGCCCTGCAGACCTTCTACGGACGAACGTCCTGAACGTCCAGCGTCCCGGCGGGCCGGTCCACTATTCGGGCGTCACGTAGGCGGCGGTCAGTCCACCGTCCACGGAGAAGTCGGTCCCGGTCACGTACGACGATTCGTCAGACGCCAGAAACAGGGCCGCTGCCGCGATCTCGGCCGCCTCGCCGAAGCGGCCCATGGGTACATGCACAAGGCGACGTTGCCGCATCTCTTCGGTGTCCAGGTACGACATCAGCAGTTCGGTTCGCAACGGTCCCGGACACAGGGCATTGACCCGGATGTCTTCCCGAGCGTGGGTTACCGCAAGCTCGCGGGTCATGGCCAGCACCCCGCCCTTGGACGCTGTGTACGCCAGCTGTGGTGTGGCGGCTCCCACCAGGGCCACGAAGCTGGCTGTGTTGATGATCGACCCGCCACCGGATCGACGCAGCGCCGGGATGCCGTGACGGCAGCCGAACCACACGCCCTTGAGGTTGACGTCCATGGTCAGGTCCCAGACGGCCTCCTCGGTGGATTGGGCGTCGCCGTCGGCAGCGAGCATGATCCCGGCGTTGTTGAAGACCACGTCAAGGCGTCCGAAGGCCTCCTCAGCGTCGTTGATCGCTGCGGCAACCGATGTTTCGACGGCCACGTCAGCGGTCAGCCCGACGGCCGTACCCCCTGCCTCGGTGATCTCGTCTACCACGTGGGCCGCGCTGTCACTGTCCCGGTCGACCACCGCCACGGCAGCGCCCTCGGCGGCGAACAGCAGCGCCGACTCCCGTCCGATGCCGGCCGCCGCGCCGGTGATGAAGGTGGCCTTGCCGGCAAGTCGTCCCATGGTGGTCTCCATAGGCCGAGCATCGCACATCTGCACTGTGCCAAGACCGGGTCGCTCTGACAGGCTGTGGAGATGGCGCTAGCGGACTACTCAGAGGTAGTACGCGGTGCCTCCCACCACGACTGCCCGGGTACCTGTGCTTGGGAGGTCGTCCTGGAAGGTGGTCGGGTCGTGCGGCTGCTGAGCGTGGAGGATCACCCGTTCACGGCAGGTGAATTGTCCATCAAAGTGAACCGTTACCTCGACCGGGTCCATGACCCGGATCGGCTACTCACTCCGCTGAACCGGATCCCCGGCACCCCAAGGGGCGAACCGACCTTCGGATTGTTCGGAAGGTGGGGCCCGGGAGTCAACGCCCAGACCAACTCGACGGTTGGCCGACGGCTCGGATCGGTCGCCT
Above is a window of Acidimicrobiales bacterium DNA encoding:
- a CDS encoding SDR family oxidoreductase produces the protein METTMGRLAGKATFITGAAAGIGRESALLFAAEGAAVAVVDRDSDSAAHVVDEITEAGGTAVGLTADVAVETSVAAAINDAEEAFGRLDVVFNNAGIMLAADGDAQSTEEAVWDLTMDVNLKGVWFGCRHGIPALRRSGGGSIINTASFVALVGAATPQLAYTASKGGVLAMTRELAVTHAREDIRVNALCPGPLRTELLMSYLDTEEMRQRRLVHVPMGRFGEAAEIAAAALFLASDESSYVTGTDFSVDGGLTAAYVTPE
- a CDS encoding 2OG-Fe(II) oxygenase, which gives rise to MILADPSPMDGSFHLLDDPDHRERCRQVLDAEGALVLEGFFTAEAVARVVADSAPREAEAYYAASTHNVYLTPPDPALAADHPFNRQVVSSKGLIADDQIPDDSPLRTVYDDPSFREFLCAVLGIDAVYPYADELSSINVHFAAHGRELGWHFDNSSFAVTMLLQAPEAGGAFEYVAGVRDADAGEMAFGTVGAVLDGDYSVETLAFAPGDLVLFRGRNAMHRVTSTEGSVTRLLVVFAFNDQPDVALSDSALQTFYGRTS